One Danio aesculapii chromosome 13, fDanAes4.1, whole genome shotgun sequence DNA window includes the following coding sequences:
- the mavs gene encoding mitochondrial antiviral-signaling protein gives MNEGNFMPFFLYVLSIGAPKPTDTQAPSSTGATATVTTATIHTVPPITPPLLIPPPGAAPVHLTAPFNPATQEPNSAPVLQVPETQQVQQVPSSASAPTPELVSQAEITLLVTEPSQAAPDMPSSIQLKVPTHTGEAVTRAPVLNALDAPGVTITSSAGESPISTSGAQASISNTPQIQLTRPCSSSQSSGNIQVQTEVKDMGTSEKFPVQDTNPQLRQERTFQGPEEMSDPTANEVVQRHNGVGLAVSNAQTNSNRATQATTSTPTEVVAHAPHSIEQEYFSKPGTLQISEPQQNRAGTLPVLQEDPCSLVSGDLEISRETASSTDSRQVTSLAEQTSTSSTSTPLLNNPPYTSALLTNNQPEEDHYESVCENQTLRHVFHVAEEPPAENLNGQPPIMMLHSRVNSEEPPTINHVGTENVAHVCVPSVDVAETSDHKSTTVIAREQECNAAAAATIQQPEQREEGRPELFRINNVHAVAAAGIALSAVFLAWKLNH, from the exons ATGAACGAGGGCAATTTTATGCCCTTTTTCCTTTATGTTTTATCTATAGGTGCACCCAAACCTACAGATACTCAAGCTCCTTCTTCAACTGGTGCCACAGCAACCGTTACAACCGCAACAATTCACACTGTCCCACCAATCACTCCTCCTCTGCTGATTCCACCTCCAGGAGCCGCCCCAGTACATTTAACTGCCCCTTTCAACCCAGCAACCCAAGAACCTAATTCTGCTCCTGTTCTTCAAGTTCCAGAGACACAGCAGGTGCAGCAAGTCCCTTCTTCAGCTTCGGCACCTACTCCTGAACTAGTTTCCCAAGCTGAAATCACACTACTAGTTACAGAACCTTCCCAAGCAGCTCCTGACATGCCCTCATCAATTCAGTTAAAAGTCCCAACACACACCGGAGAAGCTGTTACTAGAGCACCTGTTTTAAATGCTCTAGATGCCCCGGGTGTTACAATAACCTCATCAGCTGGTGAATCTCCCATCTCCACCTCAGGTGCACAAGCGTCCATTTCAAACACTCCTCAAATCCAATTGACAAGGCCTTGCTCCTCCTCTCAGAGCTCAGGGAATATCCAGGTGCAAACAGAAGTCAAAGACATGGGCACTTCTGAGAAGTTCCCTGTCCAAGACACTAATCCCCAGTTGAGACAAGAAAGAACATTTCAGGGGCCTGAAGAGATGTCTGACCCAACTGCAAATGAG GTTGTTCAGAGGCACAATGGTGTTGGATTGGCAGTTTCAAATGCCCAAACCAATTCAAACAGAGCAACTCAGGCGACAACATCTACACCTACTGAAGTGGTTGCACATGCTCCCCATTCTATTGAACAGGAATATTTCAGCAAGCCTGGCACGCTTCAGATTTCAGAACCACAGCAAAACCGAGCAGGGACTCTTCCAGTCTTGCAAGAAGATCCTTGCTCATTGGTTTCAGGTGATTTGGAGATCAGCAGGGAAACCGCATCTTCCACAGATTCTCGACAGGTTACTAGTCTTGCAGAGCAGACTTCCACTTCCTCCACTTCCACTCCGCTTTTAAATAATCCTCCATACACTTCTGCACTGCTGACTAATAACCAGCCTGAAGAGGATCACTATGAATCTGTCTGTGAGAATCAGACATTGCGCCATGTATTCCATGTTGCTGAGGAGCCACCTGCTGAAAACCTGAATGGTCAGCCACCAATCATGATGCTACATAGTAGAGTCAACTCTGAGGAACCACCAACCATAAACCATGTTGGCACTGAAAATGTAGCTCACGTTTGTGTGCCATCTGTGGATGTCGCAGAGACATCAGATCATAAGTCAACCACCGTCATTGCCCGAGAGCAAGAATGTAATGCTGCTGCTGCAGCAACTATTCAACAACCGGAGCAGAGAGAGGAGGGTCGCCCAGAGTT